The genomic window AGAGACTTACCTTTTTCCTTGTTGTCTGAATTGACGATGGCCTCCTTTTCCCAGCGGGTAAACGTGTTGAGCATGACCGTCTGCTCCGTCGCATCCCCGCCCCCATCGAACTGCCCCTTCGTATGCTGGTTCCACACCCGCTGCCGTAAATCCTTCGCCTTGTCCGCATCGTCGCTGGCGATGTTGATCTCGCTGTCCACCGCGAAGCTGCGCAAATTCAGGTTGGCGCTGCCCAGCGTGAACATGCTGTCGTCGATGACCATCAGCTTGCTGTGGATGTAGATCTCGCGGTAGCGCTGAGCCGTGGCGTTCTGTAGTTCCTTGCTGCGGTCGGGTGGCTTCGCCCCTTGAAACCCAGGATCGGGCCTGTTGGCGTGAAGAGGCGGATTCAGCGTCGTTGGCTGCCTGTCGCCGGCACGCGCAGTCGCAAGGAACGGGCGCTCTTCCCACTCTTTTTTCTGCAGCGCATAGGTCTTCTTTTCTTCTTCAATCCGCTTGGCGACTGGAAGCTGGTCTTGGTTCCATTTGTCGTCATAGGTCCACAGACTGGCGACAAGCGTGCGCATGCCCAAACTCTTGCTCAGCAGATCGCGCGTCGCCTGGCTTTCCTTCGCGCCCCCGGCATCCTTGAGGCTTTGAGCCATAGCCGACAAGGGAGCGGGTTTGTAAGGGGGTGCTTTGATGGAGGCATATGGCAGATACGACACGTCCTTGGCGTGCTGTGTGTCATAGGCCTTGCGTCTGTTTTCGTAGTCAGCCATGTCCCGCTCGGACTGGCTCTGGTCCGCAAGTTCCTTGCGAACATTCTTGTCCTGGTTCGGCATGGAGTCTCCCTGGCCGAGTTCGGTCACGGTGTCGTGCGTACGCGGCACCATCAGTCCGCGCTCGGGCGTCGGTATCACGACCATGACGTGAAGCACGGGTATGTCGGCCAGGGCCACGCGCGGCTTGGCAGCAGCACATTCCTCGACGAATTTCTGCCGGGCCGTTTTCAGGGCATGCGCCCAATCGGTGTTCTGGAAGTACTGGTTTTCGATGTACAGATAGTGGCGAGCAAAGCTGCTGGCCTGGTAGTACAGCCGCTCGATGGAGCGTTCACCTCCATCCTTGTCGGGCAGCGTGCGCAGTATCTGCGCACGGCTGCATGCCGCCGTGAGGTTTTGGGTGAGTCGCGCGGGCGCTGCTTTCACATCGAACTGGCCGCTGATCGGACTGCCGGCGCCTTTGCCTGTCCCTGTGGCCTTGTTCCAGCCGTCAACAAAATTCTTGTACACGGCCACCACCGCATCGC from Variovorax sp. PAMC28562 includes these protein-coding regions:
- a CDS encoding phospholipase D-like domain-containing protein; protein product: MANPPDTQHKSVTPLSDVSRHAAGSVQWLLETKDDAKTPVFHYNNLSVYICGKDSFERIAQDIQTAEETIDIVAWGFDPAMELNRKAGQWGQRGVTYGDLLRDATQGKLKSKKKVKVRLLVWRDDIGVAIGGENMPGYKQSAGYEANAASWRSATKGYGQAVERPSLPESANVQDQREVFNSHWYSDVVTGKIEGLSLRTRDGVNADVVGSLKAEAKAGASALGGLERTGLEMMATHHQKTIVIDYEGSHPRAYVMGLNSVTDYWDTAEHVFNDLKRGQNFEGDDKDHSVGKDWKSASSGQPTLKPYQDFVCRIEGDAVVAVYKNFVDGWNKATGTGKGAGSPISGQFDVKAAPARLTQNLTAACSRAQILRTLPDKDGGERSIERLYYQASSFARHYLYIENQYFQNTDWAHALKTARQKFVEECAAAKPRVALADIPVLHVMVVIPTPERGLMVPRTHDTVTELGQGDSMPNQDKNVRKELADQSQSERDMADYENRRKAYDTQHAKDVSYLPYASIKAPPYKPAPLSAMAQSLKDAGGAKESQATRDLLSKSLGMRTLVASLWTYDDKWNQDQLPVAKRIEEEKKTYALQKKEWEERPFLATARAGDRQPTTLNPPLHANRPDPGFQGAKPPDRSKELQNATAQRYREIYIHSKLMVIDDSMFTLGSANLNLRSFAVDSEINIASDDADKAKDLRQRVWNQHTKGQFDGGGDATEQTVMLNTFTRWEKEAIVNSDNKEKGKSLSSFLVKFLDERTSTFRAG